Proteins from one Deinococcus sp. AB2017081 genomic window:
- a CDS encoding bifunctional 3-deoxy-7-phosphoheptulonate synthase/chorismate mutase: MTQRSIDDLRAEVDQINRDLLTLLSRRGEVVAQIGHAKTQEGRPNHYDPAREDQQLRELEGLNPGPFTAAAVKAIFKEIFKASLALEESNDKKQLLVSRKVKSDDTVLDIDGVRIGGGAAPTIIAGPCSIESEEQMEQTAQFLAARGVKILRGGAYKPRTSPYGFQGMGVDGLILGNRVAKDNGMLFITEVMDTRDVEIVAEYADILQVGARNMHNFALLREVGRARRPVLLKRGLSATIEEWLYAAEYILSEGNNEVILCERGIRTFEKWTRNTLDLSAVALAKQETHLPVIVDVTHAAGRRDLLIPLAKAALAVGADGIHVEVHPSPATALSDNEQQLDFAGYDGFTAALASLLKVPAGV; this comes from the coding sequence ATGACGCAACGCTCCATCGATGACCTCCGCGCCGAGGTCGATCAGATCAACCGTGACCTCCTGACGCTGCTGTCGCGCCGTGGCGAGGTCGTCGCGCAGATCGGGCACGCCAAGACCCAGGAAGGCCGACCGAACCACTACGATCCCGCCCGCGAGGATCAGCAGCTGCGCGAACTCGAGGGCCTGAATCCCGGCCCCTTCACCGCTGCCGCCGTCAAGGCGATCTTCAAGGAGATCTTCAAGGCCAGTCTGGCCCTGGAGGAATCCAACGACAAGAAGCAGCTGCTGGTGTCCCGCAAGGTCAAGAGCGACGACACGGTGCTCGACATCGACGGCGTGCGGATCGGCGGAGGGGCGGCGCCCACGATCATCGCCGGGCCGTGCTCGATCGAATCCGAGGAGCAGATGGAGCAGACGGCCCAGTTCCTCGCGGCGCGTGGCGTGAAGATCCTGCGCGGCGGGGCATACAAGCCCCGCACCAGCCCCTACGGCTTCCAAGGCATGGGCGTGGACGGCCTGATCCTCGGCAACCGCGTGGCCAAGGACAACGGCATGCTGTTCATTACCGAGGTCATGGACACGAGGGATGTGGAGATCGTCGCCGAGTACGCGGACATCCTGCAGGTGGGCGCCCGGAACATGCACAACTTCGCCCTGCTGCGCGAGGTCGGCCGGGCCCGCCGCCCGGTGCTGCTCAAGCGCGGCCTGTCCGCGACCATCGAGGAATGGCTGTACGCCGCCGAGTACATCCTCTCGGAGGGCAACAACGAGGTCATCCTGTGCGAGCGCGGCATCCGCACCTTCGAGAAGTGGACGCGCAACACCCTGGACCTGTCGGCCGTGGCCCTCGCCAAGCAGGAGACGCACCTGCCGGTCATCGTGGACGTCACGCACGCCGCCGGACGCCGCGACCTGCTGATCCCGCTGGCCAAGGCGGCCCTGGCCGTCGGCGCGGACGGCATCCACGTCGAGGTGCATCCCAGCCCCGCCACCGCCCTGAGCGACAACGAGCAGCAGCTGGACTTCGCCGGCTACGACGGCTTCACGGCCGCCCTGGCGAGCCTGCTGAAGGTGCCCGCCGGCGTGTGA
- a CDS encoding PulJ/GspJ family protein, protein MTGSSPSTQGFTLVEMLVAISLLAIIMLATAGALPGLNRVNQTSSQEQRAVLLMRAGFEQARQQLEADFDRTALSVTLTGNDESGVTCGAPSMATLRSGTIGTSPTPRPMLIQVSITCQLGTGSTAPTRTYRVDIARPA, encoded by the coding sequence ATGACCGGATCTTCTCCATCCACCCAGGGCTTCACGCTGGTCGAGATGCTCGTGGCCATCTCGCTGCTGGCGATCATCATGCTGGCCACGGCGGGGGCGCTGCCGGGCCTGAACCGCGTGAACCAGACCAGCAGTCAGGAGCAGCGGGCCGTGCTGCTCATGCGGGCCGGGTTCGAGCAGGCGCGGCAGCAGCTGGAGGCGGATTTCGACCGCACTGCGCTGTCCGTGACCCTGACCGGCAACGACGAGAGTGGCGTGACCTGTGGTGCTCCCAGCATGGCGACACTCCGCAGCGGCACCATCGGCACGAGCCCCACACCACGGCCCATGCTGATCCAGGTGAGCATCACCTGTCAGCTGGGCACGGGCAGCACCGCCCCGACCCGCACCTACCGGGTGGACATCGCGAGGCCCGCGTGA
- a CDS encoding superoxide dismutase family protein — protein sequence MRALVLGTLGMTAALAAGGLALGGGAEMPMAMAAPATTPLRATASLRTPDGAAAGTATFEQVGAGVRVTVTATGLTPGQHGMHVHDLGKCTPGVDAATNTIVPFGGAGGHFDPGMSGNHDSPTAGNKYGHGGDAPMLTVGADGTGRATFTTDKFSLTGMTGVLNRTLVIHAQPDDYKSDPSGMTGARERCGIITRGDITVRDYTLPGPQDFPEGVAYDARKGVLYAGSAANGTIYAVNANTGAVSVFNQGGGQGRGSALGLKVDTLGRVWAAGGATGTVTVFSTDGFPVAILKTPPSPDAYVNDLTPAPDGNVYVTDSTRPVIFRVTPDLKLSAWLDLAGTPLKYGPGINLNGIVATPDGRALLAVQLNTGDLWRIDLRTKAVSRVMGGLTRGDGMLLDGRTLYVVRNAEQVIAKVTLNADYTSGTVTSEEPLTGLRFPTTLTAVGGDLVVAQGQLNKLQGGTPEAPFKLTRFKKF from the coding sequence ATGCGCGCACTCGTTCTGGGCACCCTGGGGATGACCGCTGCGCTGGCAGCCGGCGGCCTGGCGCTGGGAGGCGGGGCCGAGATGCCGATGGCGATGGCCGCCCCGGCCACCACGCCGCTGCGGGCCACCGCGTCCCTGCGCACGCCCGACGGGGCGGCAGCCGGTACCGCGACCTTCGAGCAGGTGGGAGCTGGCGTGCGCGTGACCGTCACGGCCACGGGCCTGACCCCCGGGCAGCACGGCATGCACGTGCATGACCTGGGCAAGTGCACGCCGGGCGTGGATGCGGCGACGAACACCATCGTGCCCTTCGGCGGGGCAGGTGGGCACTTCGACCCCGGCATGAGCGGCAACCACGATTCCCCCACGGCCGGCAACAAGTACGGGCACGGTGGCGACGCCCCCATGCTGACCGTCGGTGCGGACGGCACCGGGCGGGCCACCTTCACGACCGACAAGTTCAGCCTGACCGGCATGACCGGCGTGCTGAACCGCACTCTGGTCATCCATGCCCAGCCCGACGACTACAAGAGCGACCCCTCCGGGATGACCGGTGCCCGCGAGCGCTGCGGAATCATCACCCGCGGCGACATCACGGTGCGGGACTACACCCTGCCCGGCCCGCAGGACTTCCCGGAGGGGGTGGCCTACGATGCCCGCAAGGGCGTGCTGTACGCCGGCAGTGCGGCGAACGGCACGATCTACGCCGTGAACGCGAATACCGGCGCAGTGAGCGTCTTCAACCAGGGCGGCGGTCAGGGCCGGGGCAGTGCCCTGGGCCTGAAGGTCGATACCCTGGGCCGCGTGTGGGCTGCCGGCGGCGCGACCGGCACGGTCACCGTGTTCAGCACCGACGGTTTCCCCGTGGCGATCCTCAAGACGCCGCCCTCACCGGACGCCTACGTGAACGACCTGACGCCGGCCCCGGACGGCAACGTGTATGTCACGGATTCCACGCGCCCCGTGATCTTCCGGGTCACGCCGGATCTGAAGCTCAGCGCGTGGCTGGATCTGGCAGGCACACCCCTGAAATACGGCCCCGGCATCAACCTGAACGGCATCGTCGCCACGCCGGACGGCCGGGCGCTGCTGGCCGTGCAGCTGAACACAGGTGACCTGTGGCGCATCGACCTGCGCACGAAGGCCGTGAGCCGCGTCATGGGTGGCCTGACCCGGGGCGACGGCATGCTGCTCGACGGCCGCACGCTGTATGTGGTTCGCAATGCCGAGCAGGTGATCGCGAAGGTCACACTCAACGCGGACTACACCTCGGGCACGGTGACCAGCGAGGAGCCGCTGACCGGCCTGCGCTTCCCCACCACGCTGACAGCGGTCGGCGGCGATCTGGTCGTGGCGCAGGGCCAGCTGAACAAGCTGCAGGGCGGCACGCCAGAGGCGCCCTTCAAGTTGACTCGGTTCAAGAAATTCTGA
- a CDS encoding helix-turn-helix transcriptional regulator, whose protein sequence is MSALPALGTPMPERTKSRLLELVKRHGPLTAQDLAQRLEVSVPAARRHLGDLQEQELIVCRTERPGGRGRPQHVFTLSERGEAAFPKTYSTLCVDVLRHIESLFGEGAVLRVLDARNVELAGRLRDDLAAAGSLGERVQTLAARLDEQGFDTTVEQDGDVWYLTERNCPNLTVARQYPQLCESELGLYLQVLDVPVQRDRRIACGQAACRYRIG, encoded by the coding sequence ATGAGCGCGCTGCCCGCCCTCGGCACGCCCATGCCGGAGCGCACCAAGTCCCGGCTGCTGGAACTCGTCAAGCGGCACGGCCCGCTGACGGCGCAGGATCTCGCACAGCGGCTGGAGGTCAGTGTGCCCGCCGCGCGGCGGCACCTGGGTGACCTCCAGGAGCAGGAGCTGATCGTGTGCCGCACCGAGCGTCCGGGTGGGCGTGGCCGGCCCCAGCACGTCTTCACGCTGTCCGAACGGGGCGAGGCCGCGTTTCCCAAGACCTACTCGACCCTGTGTGTCGATGTCCTGCGGCATATCGAGTCGCTGTTCGGAGAGGGTGCCGTGCTGCGCGTCCTGGATGCCCGCAACGTCGAGCTGGCCGGGCGCCTGCGCGACGATCTGGCCGCTGCCGGTTCCCTGGGCGAGCGCGTGCAGACCCTGGCAGCCCGGCTGGACGAGCAGGGCTTCGATACCACCGTCGAGCAGGACGGCGACGTGTGGTACCTGACCGAGCGCAACTGCCCGAACCTGACGGTGGCCCGGCAGTATCCGCAGCTGTGCGAGTCCGAACTGGGCCTGTACCTGCAGGTGCTCGACGTCCCGGTGCAGCGGGATCGACGCATCGCGTGCGGGCAGGCGGCGTGCCGCTACCGTATCGGCTGA
- a CDS encoding ABC transporter permease, producing the protein MLTLLMLEYRKLFGARSVKLALLVTLLLPLVWAFAPRLTELIRVNLISGWQLPAVSIGVTIQYLLPLFIALTVAEMIGAEVAQGTLAPLLLRPVDRTKVIASKLIVALTYPFILLTTTVVGSLLAGIPLGFGTFLGGTGLGPGLFVGVGQLSSGAAFAEVVRGTALAGVALMPIAALSLLYGVLYLNTAAAALATFATLILMRLLVVFPETIQRILLTSHLGIYAQQGDIVQPLILLLIYTAGFGLMSIFAFDRRDV; encoded by the coding sequence ATGCTGACCCTGCTGATGCTCGAGTACCGCAAGCTGTTCGGAGCGCGCAGCGTCAAGCTGGCCCTGCTGGTGACCCTGCTGCTGCCGCTGGTCTGGGCCTTCGCGCCGCGCCTGACCGAGCTGATCCGGGTCAACCTGATCAGCGGCTGGCAGCTTCCCGCCGTAAGCATCGGCGTGACCATCCAGTACCTGCTGCCGCTGTTCATCGCGCTGACCGTCGCCGAGATGATCGGTGCGGAGGTCGCGCAGGGCACCCTGGCTCCGCTGCTGCTGCGGCCGGTCGACCGCACGAAGGTGATCGCCAGCAAGCTGATCGTGGCCCTGACCTATCCGTTCATCCTGCTGACCACCACGGTGGTCGGCTCGCTGCTGGCCGGCATCCCGCTGGGCTTCGGCACCTTCCTGGGCGGCACGGGCCTGGGGCCCGGGCTGTTCGTGGGGGTGGGGCAGCTGTCCAGCGGCGCGGCCTTCGCCGAGGTCGTGCGCGGCACCGCCCTGGCCGGCGTGGCGCTCATGCCGATCGCCGCGCTGTCCCTGCTGTACGGCGTCCTGTACCTGAACACGGCGGCGGCGGCCCTGGCCACCTTCGCCACCCTGATCCTGATGCGCCTACTGGTCGTGTTCCCGGAGACGATCCAGCGCATCCTGCTGACCTCGCACCTGGGCATCTACGCCCAGCAGGGCGACATCGTGCAGCCCCTGATCCTGCTGCTGATCTACACAGCGGGCTTCGGACTGATGAGCATCTTCGCCTTCGACCGCCGCGACGTCTGA
- a CDS encoding PulJ/GspJ family protein yields the protein MTRTDGFTLIEILVAMAIFAVVTIAALELQGSTTRLSGVQISQAQRLQTLSDTSGYLADQIRAGAGVYTGLSLPDGLGGTSTCALTGTQPCLAVLVPVTQPLTCTADPSTIVAWRLHAFRYVPRTSLPATYKGNTVHDADAYGLLEVRISDPANPAPAPGACGTEHATIPTSVAAYQTSSSAVTAPLADDLSIPAGTVPFAFDATTNVVTLRLQSASRTQGKLSLTPATPYELKVKTRNR from the coding sequence GTGACCCGCACGGACGGCTTCACGCTGATCGAGATCCTGGTCGCCATGGCGATCTTCGCGGTCGTGACCATCGCCGCGCTGGAACTCCAGGGCAGCACCACCCGGCTCAGCGGCGTGCAGATCAGCCAGGCACAGCGCCTCCAGACGCTCAGCGACACCAGCGGCTATCTGGCCGACCAGATCCGGGCCGGGGCGGGCGTGTACACCGGGCTGAGCCTTCCGGACGGACTGGGCGGTACCAGCACATGTGCCCTGACCGGGACGCAGCCCTGCCTGGCCGTGCTGGTGCCTGTCACCCAGCCGCTCACATGCACGGCCGATCCCAGCACCATCGTGGCGTGGCGGCTGCATGCGTTCCGGTACGTCCCCCGCACCAGTCTCCCTGCGACCTACAAGGGCAACACCGTGCACGACGCCGACGCCTATGGCCTGCTGGAGGTGCGGATCAGCGACCCCGCCAACCCGGCCCCGGCTCCCGGGGCATGTGGCACCGAGCACGCCACCATCCCGACCAGCGTTGCCGCGTATCAGACCAGTTCCAGTGCGGTGACCGCGCCCCTGGCCGACGACCTGTCCATCCCGGCGGGCACCGTGCCCTTTGCCTTCGACGCCACCACGAATGTCGTGACCCTGCGGCTGCAGTCGGCCAGCCGGACGCAGGGCAAGCTGAGCCTGACGCCGGCCACCCCCTACGAGCTGAAGGTCAAGACCCGCAACCGGTAA
- a CDS encoding ABC transporter ATP-binding protein: MTATKPGAPAIPAVEVRGLYKKYGSSTILEDVYMTVRAGEVYALTGPNGAGKTTLIRTMTGLAFPTDGEIRLLGRDVHSDGSRARAYLGAVVEAPAKFYPQLTGTQNLQVHANLSTMAPGGRRIGRERLREVMALLELTRMADRKVQEYSLGQRQRLGVASAILAEPKVLILDEPTSGLDPLGIGLIHRIVTSLATSGCAVILSTHHLREIATYAHTVGILTAGRLVDTVDLRARQAAYRFRVDDPVAAAAVLERLPFVRKVSTRTPYAVAHLGGESRVPDALAHLGAEGIRVFEASPDHFDLYEYYRERVEQA; the protein is encoded by the coding sequence GTGACGGCGACGAAACCAGGTGCACCGGCGATTCCTGCCGTTGAGGTGCGCGGCCTGTACAAGAAATACGGTTCCAGCACGATCCTTGAAGACGTGTACATGACCGTCCGGGCGGGCGAGGTCTACGCCCTGACTGGCCCGAACGGCGCGGGCAAGACCACCCTGATCCGTACCATGACCGGACTCGCGTTCCCGACCGACGGCGAGATCCGCCTGCTGGGCCGCGACGTGCATTCCGACGGTTCGCGGGCACGGGCCTACCTGGGGGCCGTGGTCGAGGCCCCCGCGAAGTTCTATCCGCAGCTCACCGGGACGCAGAACCTGCAGGTGCATGCCAACCTGTCCACCATGGCCCCCGGTGGCCGCCGGATCGGGCGCGAGCGCCTGCGCGAGGTCATGGCCCTGCTGGAACTCACGCGCATGGCCGACCGCAAGGTGCAGGAATACTCGCTGGGCCAGCGGCAACGCCTGGGGGTGGCGAGCGCCATCCTGGCCGAACCCAAGGTGCTGATCCTCGACGAGCCCACCAGCGGGCTCGATCCACTGGGGATCGGCCTGATCCACCGGATCGTGACCAGCCTGGCGACCAGCGGCTGCGCCGTGATCCTCAGCACGCACCACCTGCGCGAGATCGCCACCTACGCGCACACGGTCGGCATCCTGACCGCCGGGCGGCTGGTCGACACGGTGGATCTGCGGGCACGTCAGGCCGCGTACCGCTTCCGGGTGGACGATCCGGTGGCGGCGGCGGCCGTGCTGGAACGCCTGCCCTTCGTGCGCAAGGTCAGCACCCGCACGCCGTATGCCGTGGCGCACCTGGGCGGCGAATCCCGCGTGCCCGACGCCCTGGCCCACCTGGGTGCCGAGGGCATCCGGGTGTTCGAGGCCAGCCCGGATCACTTCGACCTGTACGAGTACTACCGCGAACGCGTGGAGCAGGCCTGA
- a CDS encoding Mrp/NBP35 family ATP-binding protein: MREAVMAALGTVNDPELHRDLVSLGMIERAEVDGAGVAHVKVNLTTPACPLKDRIEGDVRAAVQAVPGIHGVVVTFGAMVRAAAQPALPGVKHVILVGSGKGGVGKSSVAVNLAASLARDGARVGLLDADVYGPSVAHMMGQGAAKVTANAERKMQPLEAHGLKFLSMANLSPAGQALVWRGPMLHSAIQQFIKDAAWGELDYLIVDLPPGTGDVQLSLTQTVQVTGAVIVTTPQDVALIDAARAIDMFRKASVPVLGVIENMSYFVAPDTGLTYDLFGRGGSRRLGDQFPLLGEVPIDVDLRADADQGTPGVLAHPGSAASIALAHAARTLAGQISVRSLASLPDQLTVV; the protein is encoded by the coding sequence ATGCGTGAAGCCGTGATGGCTGCCCTGGGCACCGTGAATGATCCTGAACTGCACCGTGATCTCGTCTCGCTCGGCATGATCGAGCGTGCCGAGGTCGACGGGGCCGGGGTGGCCCACGTGAAGGTGAACCTCACCACCCCGGCGTGCCCCCTGAAAGACCGGATCGAGGGCGATGTGCGCGCGGCGGTGCAGGCGGTGCCCGGCATCCACGGCGTTGTCGTGACCTTCGGCGCGATGGTGCGCGCCGCCGCGCAGCCCGCCCTGCCCGGCGTGAAGCACGTCATCCTGGTCGGCAGCGGCAAGGGGGGGGTCGGCAAGAGCAGCGTGGCCGTGAACCTCGCGGCCAGTCTGGCCCGGGACGGCGCCCGCGTGGGTCTGCTCGATGCCGACGTGTACGGCCCCAGCGTGGCACACATGATGGGCCAGGGCGCCGCGAAGGTCACGGCGAACGCTGAGCGCAAGATGCAGCCCCTGGAGGCCCACGGACTGAAGTTCCTGAGCATGGCCAACCTGTCTCCAGCCGGCCAGGCGCTGGTGTGGCGGGGCCCCATGCTTCACTCGGCCATCCAGCAGTTCATCAAGGATGCCGCGTGGGGCGAACTCGACTACCTGATCGTGGATCTGCCGCCCGGCACCGGGGACGTGCAGCTCTCGCTGACCCAGACCGTTCAGGTCACGGGTGCGGTCATCGTGACCACCCCCCAGGACGTGGCACTGATTGACGCGGCCCGCGCCATCGACATGTTCCGGAAGGCCAGCGTACCGGTGCTGGGCGTCATCGAGAACATGAGCTACTTCGTCGCGCCCGACACGGGCCTGACCTACGACCTGTTCGGCCGGGGCGGCAGCCGCCGGCTGGGCGATCAGTTTCCCCTGCTGGGCGAGGTGCCCATCGACGTGGATCTGCGTGCGGACGCGGATCAGGGCACCCCGGGTGTCCTGGCCCACCCCGGTTCTGCAGCGTCGATCGCGCTCGCACATGCGGCGCGCACGCTGGCCGGCCAGATCAGCGTGCGTTCCCTGGCCAGCCTGCCGGATCAGCTGACCGTCGTATGA
- a CDS encoding sorbosone dehydrogenase family protein yields the protein MKSILTGLLSAALLSSPALAQTDPPTPRPIAPGEAPVTVTATRNEPTPLEFTPDKLSRLKVPAGFTIKVMATGLGNARMLHVMPDGGIYLSRRAQGDVWYMKDVNKDGKIEAVERKQVAQNMKLAHGLDVKNNKMYVVGEKTIWVMDMAQDGSLSVPRVFADGFPDAGQHPARDVQWGPDGYLYASFGSTNNDSPTQNPEEATILRISPDGKTREVYARGLRHTIGFGWHPATGVLYGADQGSDWHGDNIPPEEINVIERGKNYGWPFCYGNKVPDPYVNVGNIPGKITKEAYCATTQGSVLNYTAHAAAIGMNYYSGTQFPAEYRNDAFIAYRGSWNRDQPSGYEISRLVFDDQNRPTGIQPFVTGFVFQDGDVWKQFGRVAGVATYTDGSLLFTDDQSGVLYRVLYTGGN from the coding sequence ATGAAATCGATCCTGACCGGTCTTCTCTCCGCTGCCCTGCTGTCCTCACCGGCTCTGGCCCAGACTGACCCGCCCACCCCCCGGCCCATCGCGCCCGGCGAGGCCCCCGTGACGGTCACGGCGACCCGCAACGAACCGACGCCGCTGGAATTCACGCCCGACAAGCTCTCCCGGCTGAAGGTGCCCGCCGGCTTCACGATCAAGGTCATGGCGACCGGTCTGGGCAACGCCCGGATGCTGCACGTCATGCCTGACGGCGGCATCTACCTGTCGCGCCGTGCCCAGGGCGACGTCTGGTACATGAAGGACGTCAACAAGGACGGCAAAATCGAGGCTGTCGAGAGAAAGCAGGTCGCCCAGAACATGAAGCTGGCGCACGGCCTGGACGTGAAGAACAATAAGATGTACGTGGTAGGCGAGAAGACCATCTGGGTCATGGACATGGCCCAGGACGGCTCGCTGAGTGTGCCCCGCGTGTTCGCAGATGGTTTCCCCGACGCCGGCCAGCACCCGGCCCGCGACGTGCAGTGGGGGCCGGACGGCTACCTGTATGCGTCCTTCGGCTCGACCAACAACGACTCGCCCACCCAGAACCCCGAGGAAGCGACGATCCTGCGGATCAGCCCCGACGGCAAGACCCGCGAGGTCTATGCCCGCGGGCTGCGGCACACCATCGGCTTCGGGTGGCACCCGGCGACCGGCGTGCTGTACGGGGCCGACCAGGGCAGCGACTGGCACGGCGACAACATTCCGCCTGAAGAGATCAATGTCATCGAGCGGGGCAAGAACTACGGCTGGCCCTTCTGCTACGGCAACAAGGTGCCCGACCCCTACGTGAATGTCGGCAATATCCCCGGCAAGATCACGAAAGAGGCGTACTGCGCGACCACCCAGGGCAGCGTGCTGAACTACACCGCGCACGCGGCCGCGATCGGCATGAACTATTACTCGGGCACGCAGTTCCCGGCCGAGTACCGCAACGACGCCTTCATCGCGTACCGGGGATCGTGGAACCGCGACCAGCCCAGCGGCTACGAGATCTCCCGACTGGTGTTCGATGACCAGAACCGCCCCACTGGCATCCAGCCCTTCGTGACGGGCTTCGTGTTCCAGGACGGTGACGTCTGGAAGCAGTTCGGCCGGGTGGCCGGCGTGGCGACCTACACCGACGGCAGCCTGCTCTTCACGGACGACCAGAGCGGCGTGCTGTACCGCGTGCTGTACACGGGAGGAAACTGA
- a CDS encoding globin: MTAPIALTTGGTLYERIGPEALAALVQTFYTHVAADPELAPIFPPDLTVTAEKQLAFLTGFMGGPPLFHQRYGNPMLRARHLPHEVTPRRAQAWMACMAAALAATPQIAPADAQELYTALSRVAVHMVNTPDHR; encoded by the coding sequence ATGACCGCGCCTATTGCCCTGACCACGGGCGGCACCCTGTACGAGCGCATCGGGCCGGAGGCGCTGGCCGCGCTGGTGCAGACCTTCTACACGCATGTGGCGGCCGACCCTGAGCTGGCCCCGATCTTCCCTCCTGATTTGACCGTCACAGCCGAGAAGCAGCTGGCCTTCCTGACCGGATTCATGGGCGGGCCGCCACTCTTTCACCAGCGCTACGGCAATCCCATGCTGCGGGCGCGGCACCTGCCGCACGAGGTCACACCCCGGCGGGCACAGGCGTGGATGGCGTGCATGGCCGCGGCCCTGGCAGCCACGCCGCAGATCGCCCCGGCCGACGCGCAGGAACTCTACACGGCGCTGTCCCGCGTGGCTGTCCACATGGTGAACACGCCGGATCACAGGTAA
- a CDS encoding type II secretion system protein — translation MRRGPVQGFTLIELLIGLAILGIVLGMAVPVYLRYLATLETAQVAGAYQQRLEAARGLARRGAQIRLSVTAGSNVATVETFTAGAWTPTNTYTLGNARASAARAVILYPPYGTLDAAPVTVSFASGRNAAITRNVRIISVMGKSVTP, via the coding sequence GTGAGACGCGGCCCAGTGCAGGGCTTCACCCTGATCGAGCTGCTGATCGGCCTGGCGATCCTGGGCATCGTGCTGGGCATGGCCGTGCCCGTGTATCTGCGGTACCTCGCCACCCTGGAGACCGCGCAGGTGGCCGGGGCCTACCAGCAGCGGCTGGAGGCAGCGCGTGGCCTGGCCCGCCGGGGAGCACAGATCCGGCTGAGCGTGACCGCCGGCAGCAACGTCGCCACGGTCGAGACCTTCACGGCGGGCGCGTGGACACCCACCAACACCTACACCCTGGGCAACGCCAGAGCCAGCGCGGCCAGAGCGGTCATCCTGTATCCGCCCTACGGCACGCTGGACGCCGCGCCGGTCACCGTCTCCTTCGCGTCCGGCCGCAACGCCGCCATCACCCGGAACGTACGGATCATCAGCGTGATGGGCAAGAGCGTGACACCATGA
- a CDS encoding 2'-5' RNA ligase family protein — protein MTTPPPVVDVTGPLHSVVAWPPAVLDTWMRRLQRDLNVAGFGTPHLNLRAPFQTPLSSSELVSGLRSALRDLPAFEVRLRGWKRLPGVIFLECEPDGPLLHLHDLVLGVGPSSRAPYDGADYRPHLTLALGVLPWAADMLWQDVQTRQPPVSTFTVEALSLTRESRGEVQELHTFPLRPAVEARPDRSSGSEATTF, from the coding sequence ATGACCACTCCGCCCCCGGTCGTCGACGTGACCGGCCCCCTGCATTCGGTGGTCGCGTGGCCACCGGCGGTGCTCGACACCTGGATGCGGCGGCTGCAGCGTGACCTGAACGTCGCCGGATTCGGGACGCCGCACCTGAACCTGCGGGCACCCTTCCAGACGCCGCTGTCCAGCAGCGAGCTGGTCTCCGGCCTGCGCTCGGCCCTGCGTGACCTGCCGGCCTTCGAGGTGCGTCTCCGGGGCTGGAAGCGCCTGCCCGGTGTGATCTTCCTGGAGTGCGAGCCGGATGGTCCGCTGCTGCACCTCCATGACCTCGTCCTCGGGGTGGGGCCGAGCAGCCGGGCACCCTACGACGGCGCGGACTACCGGCCCCACCTCACGCTCGCGCTGGGCGTGCTTCCCTGGGCCGCGGACATGCTGTGGCAGGACGTGCAGACCCGTCAGCCGCCGGTCAGCACCTTCACGGTCGAGGCCCTGAGCCTGACCCGTGAATCCAGGGGGGAGGTGCAGGAACTCCACACCTTTCCGCTGCGTCCGGCGGTGGAGGCCAGGCCGGACAGGTCGTCTGGTTCTGAGGCCACCACGTTCTGA